In Synergistales bacterium, one genomic interval encodes:
- a CDS encoding deoxyribonuclease IV produces the protein MALLGAHVSAAGGLPKVFSRAEDVGAEALQLFTKNQLQWHASPPSLSDCQRFFAAWRESSIRQVIAHASYLINLAAPGPVWEKSVQALVGEIERCDLLGIDYLVLHPGSHKGTGEEKGLALLSRGLERALEQSDMTHVRVLLETMAGQGSVLGASFHHFSKILQHLPLNDRIGFCLDTCHMFAAGYEFRFPGSYEHLMQLVEKTIGCQNVYCIHFNDSKEEKGSKRDRHEHIGDGKLGIQPFSLFISDPRWENTPCLLETPKERKSDSENLALLRKLRGS, from the coding sequence ATGGCACTACTTGGGGCACACGTTTCGGCAGCCGGTGGTTTGCCGAAGGTTTTCAGCCGGGCCGAAGATGTTGGCGCCGAGGCATTGCAGCTTTTTACAAAAAACCAATTGCAGTGGCACGCCTCGCCCCCTTCCCTCTCCGACTGTCAACGCTTCTTCGCTGCTTGGCGGGAGAGCTCGATCAGGCAGGTTATCGCCCATGCCTCCTATCTCATCAACCTTGCCGCTCCCGGGCCTGTCTGGGAGAAGAGCGTTCAGGCTTTGGTAGGGGAGATAGAGCGCTGTGATCTCCTGGGGATCGACTACCTGGTGCTCCATCCGGGGAGCCACAAAGGGACAGGTGAAGAGAAGGGGCTGGCGCTGCTTTCGCGGGGGCTGGAACGGGCATTGGAACAGTCCGATATGACCCATGTACGGGTACTTTTGGAGACCATGGCAGGCCAAGGCAGTGTACTGGGAGCTTCTTTCCATCATTTTAGCAAAATATTACAGCACCTCCCCTTGAACGACCGGATCGGATTCTGCCTCGATACCTGCCACATGTTCGCCGCCGGATACGAATTCCGCTTCCCGGGAAGCTACGAACACCTGATGCAGCTTGTGGAAAAGACCATAGGCTGTCAAAATGTGTATTGCATTCACTTCAATGACAGCAAGGAAGAGAAAGGTTCGAAACGGGACCGACACGAACACATCGGTGACGGGAAATTAGGCATCCAACCCTTTAGCCTGTTTATCAGCGATCCGCGATGGGAGAACACACCCTGCCTGCTGGAAACCCCAAAGGAACGGAAAAGCGACAGCGAGAATCTTGCTCTGTTACGGAAACTGCGAGGCAGTTGA
- a CDS encoding alanine/ornithine racemase family PLP-dependent enzyme, translated as MNPVLHIFPERLRENVHAVAERCRNNGISVVGVTKGTCAHPAVARVMADSGCTWLADSRVQNLERLHAAGLDCPVLLLRIPMPSEIPTMLDQASAALVSMPETISMIEKECAERRRAFQIIVMVDIGDLREGIWPDEAEQIAERIAASPHVRCLGVGANFGCFGGVLPTRDNMTTLVDTALEIERHLPYRLEILSGGATSSLQLLEKGELHPRINQLRIGEAMLLGSDVTRMRTIPYLRSDVFLLQAEVVEVRRKPSIPIGEIGADAFGHVPHFEDRGTRLRAIVGIGRQDVVPEDLTPVDDGVSILGASSDHLTLDVEDMGVAPQVGDTLDFTMDYGALLALSTSSYVKKTVHSD; from the coding sequence ATGAATCCTGTGCTCCATATATTCCCCGAACGACTACGGGAGAATGTTCATGCTGTGGCAGAACGATGCCGCAACAACGGCATCAGCGTGGTGGGGGTAACAAAGGGTACCTGTGCACATCCTGCCGTCGCAAGAGTGATGGCGGACAGTGGCTGTACGTGGCTTGCCGACAGCAGAGTACAGAATCTGGAACGCCTTCATGCCGCCGGATTGGATTGCCCTGTTCTGCTGCTTCGCATACCGATGCCCTCTGAGATTCCTACAATGCTCGATCAGGCATCAGCCGCGCTTGTATCCATGCCGGAGACCATCAGCATGATCGAAAAGGAATGTGCGGAACGCCGGCGTGCATTCCAGATTATTGTCATGGTTGACATTGGTGATCTGCGAGAGGGCATCTGGCCTGATGAAGCGGAACAGATCGCCGAACGCATCGCCGCATCTCCCCATGTTCGCTGCCTCGGCGTGGGCGCGAATTTTGGTTGTTTCGGTGGTGTGCTCCCCACCCGGGACAATATGACCACCCTTGTGGATACAGCACTGGAAATCGAGCGACATCTCCCCTACAGATTGGAGATCCTTTCGGGAGGCGCCACATCTTCCCTGCAGCTTCTCGAAAAAGGCGAACTCCACCCTCGGATCAACCAGTTGCGCATCGGGGAAGCAATGCTGCTGGGAAGCGATGTCACCAGGATGCGTACGATTCCCTACCTGAGGTCCGACGTCTTCCTTCTCCAGGCTGAGGTTGTAGAGGTGCGAAGAAAACCGAGTATTCCAATCGGAGAAATCGGCGCAGATGCCTTTGGGCATGTCCCGCATTTCGAGGACCGAGGGACGCGCCTGAGAGCCATCGTGGGCATAGGCCGTCAGGATGTGGTGCCTGAAGATCTTACCCCTGTCGATGACGGGGTCTCCATCCTGGGAGCCTCCAGCGATCACCTGACGCTGGATGTAGAAGATATGGGTGTGGCGCCTCAGGTTGGCGACACACTGGACTTTACAATGGACTATGGGGCGCTGCTGGCGCTCAGCACATCCTCATACGTCAAGAAGACAGTCCATTCCGACTAG
- a CDS encoding DNA polymerase III subunit alpha: protein MNHPFVHLHVHSEYSLLDGAIRTKELARMTREYGMPAVALTDHGNMYGAIEFYQECEKAEVKPILGCEAYVDPEGHRRRDKGARNYHLLLLAENQKGYRNLVKLISKANTDGFYFKPRIDHELLSQYSEGIIASSACLAGEIPSFLREGREEQAVERALLYRDIMGEGNFFLEVMHNSIPEQAVVNKGLAKIAKKTGIPMIATNDAHYPKASDAEWHDILLCVQTNNTVDDPNRYQFPAQEFYFRSPEEMWQYFGDELPEALTNTVEIAERCNVTFNFGDYRLPHFEIPQGETLESYLEHQAWQGLSQRYGESVSQEAKDRLQRELGIINEMGYAGYFLIVADFINAAKERDIPVGPGRGSAAGSLVAFALGITEMDPLKYGLLFERFLNPERVSMPDIDTDISDKRRDEVLEYVVSKYGRENVSQIITFGRMMSRAAVRDVARTLNIPYAEANRVAKLVPEKAKTIPEALELSPDLKKEYENNDSMRRVLDVSSKIEGLARHCSQHAAGVVIAPCPITDIVPVRKIGTDQVVTQFAMEPVEKLGLVKMDFLGLRTLSILEDTIDNIGKNSKAIPDMNALPMDDKATFSLLQRAETMGVFQLESSGMRQMLKRLQVDCFEDLIAALALYRPGPLNSGMVEQFIRRKHGEEEVSYLHPDLKEVLQETHGVILYQEQVMKIASLLAGYSLGEADILRRAMAKKKAAEMEKQRDTFIPGCVSHGVAKDRAEELYTLIQEFAEYGFNKSHSAAYAMISYQTAYLKAHYKSEFLAAVLTSHIGTKIDDLARNVREVQNAGVAVLPPHVNESGPAFTVVGDVIRFGLAAVAKVGRSALETVVRVREEDGPFASFWDFMNRIDLRIVNKAVIENLIKSGALDNLGGNRREMLEALPGFMEIAQRKAQKNGQRSLLELVDEAEPEPELPKRDPFTLMEQLEMEKETLGLYISGHPVEEHEKEIQRFINCRIADIDLWKSRNTPITIGGLVARAKEKYTKNGDPMGIVEVEDTIAKIEVVLFPDTWEQAKPFLQTGTIAIITGKIQERGERTIIAQEAVSLEWAQQEKTPYCRFALDVYASEEKEMKEFVRELKGHPGDQPILLEVQSTEGTALVQLQGIKISGDDNSLQTIKERFPGLVELK, encoded by the coding sequence ATGAACCACCCCTTCGTTCACCTTCACGTACACAGTGAATACAGCCTTCTCGACGGTGCTATCCGCACGAAGGAACTGGCAAGGATGACCCGGGAGTACGGCATGCCGGCCGTAGCGCTGACAGACCATGGGAACATGTACGGAGCTATCGAGTTCTATCAGGAGTGTGAAAAGGCGGAAGTCAAGCCGATTCTCGGCTGCGAGGCCTATGTGGATCCTGAAGGACATAGAAGGCGGGATAAAGGTGCGCGGAACTACCATCTGCTTCTTCTGGCCGAAAACCAAAAGGGCTACCGCAATCTTGTGAAGCTCATATCCAAGGCCAACACCGACGGCTTCTACTTCAAGCCACGTATCGACCACGAGCTCCTCTCTCAGTACAGTGAGGGAATCATCGCTTCTTCAGCCTGTCTTGCCGGGGAAATCCCGTCGTTCTTGAGAGAAGGGAGAGAGGAGCAGGCAGTAGAACGAGCCCTGTTGTATAGAGATATCATGGGAGAAGGCAACTTCTTCCTTGAGGTAATGCACAACTCCATACCGGAGCAGGCGGTGGTCAACAAAGGGTTGGCAAAGATAGCCAAAAAGACCGGCATACCCATGATCGCAACGAATGACGCCCACTATCCGAAAGCATCCGACGCCGAGTGGCACGACATCCTGCTCTGTGTTCAGACAAACAATACGGTGGACGATCCCAACCGATACCAATTTCCGGCACAGGAGTTCTATTTCCGTTCCCCCGAAGAGATGTGGCAATACTTCGGAGATGAACTGCCCGAAGCCCTCACCAACACGGTAGAGATCGCGGAGCGGTGCAACGTTACCTTCAATTTCGGTGACTACAGACTTCCTCATTTCGAGATCCCCCAGGGTGAAACGCTGGAGTCCTATCTGGAACACCAGGCCTGGCAAGGGCTCTCTCAGCGATATGGGGAGTCGGTATCCCAGGAGGCGAAGGACCGCCTTCAGCGCGAACTCGGCATCATCAACGAAATGGGCTATGCCGGTTACTTTTTGATTGTGGCGGATTTCATCAATGCGGCCAAAGAGCGGGACATCCCTGTAGGACCGGGGCGGGGCTCTGCAGCAGGATCACTCGTCGCCTTCGCATTGGGCATCACGGAGATGGATCCGCTCAAGTACGGGCTGCTTTTCGAGCGGTTTCTCAACCCCGAACGTGTCAGCATGCCTGACATCGATACGGATATCTCCGACAAACGCCGTGACGAGGTGCTGGAGTATGTGGTCTCCAAATACGGCCGCGAGAATGTCTCCCAGATCATCACCTTTGGGAGAATGATGAGCCGGGCGGCAGTCAGGGATGTGGCCCGGACATTGAATATCCCCTACGCCGAGGCGAACAGGGTAGCCAAACTTGTACCGGAGAAGGCCAAGACCATCCCCGAAGCGCTGGAGCTTTCCCCGGATCTGAAGAAGGAATACGAAAACAACGATTCCATGCGGCGCGTGCTGGACGTATCGAGCAAGATCGAGGGGCTTGCCCGGCACTGTTCGCAACACGCGGCAGGGGTGGTCATCGCACCCTGTCCCATCACAGACATCGTTCCTGTCCGTAAAATCGGGACCGACCAGGTGGTCACCCAGTTCGCCATGGAACCGGTTGAGAAACTGGGACTCGTGAAAATGGATTTTCTGGGTCTGCGCACCCTTTCCATTCTTGAGGACACCATCGACAACATCGGGAAGAACAGCAAAGCAATCCCGGATATGAACGCCCTTCCCATGGATGACAAGGCGACCTTCTCCCTCCTGCAGCGGGCTGAAACCATGGGGGTTTTCCAGCTGGAATCGAGTGGGATGCGCCAGATGCTGAAGCGGCTGCAGGTCGACTGCTTCGAGGATCTGATCGCAGCACTCGCTCTGTACCGCCCCGGGCCGCTCAACAGCGGGATGGTGGAGCAGTTTATCCGGAGGAAACACGGCGAGGAAGAGGTATCCTACCTCCATCCCGATCTGAAAGAGGTCCTTCAGGAGACCCATGGAGTCATTCTCTACCAGGAACAGGTCATGAAGATCGCCTCCCTCCTGGCAGGATACAGCCTCGGCGAAGCGGACATACTCCGTCGTGCCATGGCAAAAAAGAAGGCTGCGGAGATGGAAAAGCAGCGGGATACCTTTATTCCCGGCTGTGTGTCCCACGGGGTCGCCAAAGACAGGGCCGAGGAGCTCTACACACTGATTCAGGAGTTTGCCGAATACGGATTCAACAAAAGCCACAGTGCCGCTTACGCCATGATCAGCTATCAGACCGCCTATCTCAAGGCACACTATAAATCGGAGTTCCTGGCGGCCGTACTGACGAGCCATATTGGAACCAAGATAGACGATCTCGCCCGCAACGTGAGGGAAGTACAGAATGCCGGGGTGGCCGTCCTTCCTCCTCATGTCAACGAATCGGGTCCTGCTTTCACTGTTGTGGGTGACGTGATACGGTTTGGACTGGCAGCGGTTGCCAAAGTCGGACGAAGTGCACTGGAAACAGTGGTGCGTGTCAGAGAAGAGGACGGCCCCTTCGCGTCGTTCTGGGATTTCATGAATCGCATCGACCTCCGCATTGTCAACAAAGCAGTGATAGAGAACCTGATCAAGTCCGGAGCTTTAGACAATTTGGGAGGCAACCGGAGAGAGATGCTCGAAGCATTGCCGGGCTTTATGGAGATAGCGCAGAGAAAAGCCCAAAAAAACGGCCAGCGATCCCTTCTGGAGCTTGTAGACGAGGCGGAACCAGAACCGGAGTTGCCGAAACGTGATCCCTTCACACTTATGGAACAGCTGGAGATGGAGAAGGAAACCCTTGGTCTGTATATCTCCGGCCATCCGGTTGAAGAGCACGAGAAGGAGATCCAGCGATTCATAAATTGCAGGATCGCCGATATCGATTTGTGGAAATCCAGGAACACACCGATCACGATCGGAGGTCTCGTTGCCCGGGCCAAGGAGAAATACACAAAGAACGGCGACCCGATGGGCATTGTCGAGGTGGAAGATACCATTGCCAAGATAGAGGTGGTGCTGTTTCCTGATACCTGGGAGCAGGCGAAACCCTTTCTCCAAACCGGAACGATCGCTATCATCACAGGAAAAATCCAGGAACGGGGGGAACGCACCATCATCGCACAGGAAGCTGTTTCACTGGAATGGGCGCAGCAGGAGAAGACCCCCTATTGCCGTTTTGCACTGGATGTCTACGCCAGTGAAGAGAAGGAAATGAAGGAATTTGTGCGTGAACTGAAGGGACATCCTGGAGACCAGCCGATTTTGCTCGAGGTCCAGAGCACGGAAGGCACGGCCTTGGTGCAACTCCAGGGAATCAAAATTTCCGGAGACGACAATTCTCTCCAAACCATCAAGGAGAGGTTTCCCGGCTTGGTAGAACTCAAGTAA
- the cdaA gene encoding diadenylate cyclase CdaA has translation MEELQTFFSFLRWQDIVDILVISFVFYKLFLLLADTRAMQLVKGLLMLGCAAAIANFFQLQALLWLFSKLFSVVFITIPIIFYPELRRMLEELGRGTLLQRVREREHADKLAEEVTRALLYLQSRRIGALLVLQRRTGLKDVWRPAVKLQSHITQELLISIFWPDNPLHDGAVILDREQIIAAACYLPLTEKSLARWYGTRHRAALGITENSDAISLVVSEERGEITLAVNGVLSRGLKDRQVRRLLLHYFQGKVEEQGTFERLRDEFRNVWRGGNDDENA, from the coding sequence ATGGAAGAACTTCAAACTTTTTTTTCTTTCCTAAGATGGCAAGACATAGTTGACATCCTTGTTATTAGTTTTGTTTTTTACAAGCTTTTTCTTTTGCTTGCCGATACCAGGGCAATGCAACTTGTAAAAGGCTTGCTGATGCTGGGATGCGCTGCTGCCATTGCCAATTTTTTTCAGCTGCAAGCACTGCTATGGCTGTTTAGCAAGTTGTTTAGCGTTGTATTCATTACCATTCCAATTATTTTCTACCCAGAACTGCGGCGTATGCTTGAAGAACTGGGGCGCGGGACGCTCCTCCAAAGGGTTCGGGAGCGGGAACATGCAGACAAACTGGCTGAGGAGGTTACCCGAGCACTTCTCTATCTGCAGTCCAGGCGTATCGGGGCCCTGCTTGTTCTCCAGAGACGTACGGGACTCAAGGACGTCTGGCGTCCGGCAGTGAAACTGCAGTCACATATCACACAGGAGCTGCTTATCTCGATCTTTTGGCCCGACAATCCGTTACACGATGGAGCGGTGATCCTTGACAGGGAGCAGATCATTGCGGCTGCATGCTATCTGCCTCTTACAGAAAAGAGTCTCGCACGCTGGTACGGGACACGCCATCGCGCAGCGCTGGGGATCACGGAGAATTCCGACGCCATCTCTCTGGTTGTCTCGGAAGAACGCGGCGAGATCACACTTGCGGTCAATGGGGTTCTCTCCCGTGGATTGAAGGACAGACAGGTGCGCAGATTGCTCTTGCACTATTTCCAGGGAAAGGTGGAAGAACAAGGCACCTTTGAGCGGTTGCGTGATGAGTTCCGCAACGTTTGGCGTGGAGGAAACGACGATGAAAATGCTTGA
- the mtrB gene encoding trp RNA-binding attenuation protein MtrB, giving the protein MQEIDGFSGSETVLGDYLVVKALEDGVTVIGLTRGNETRFAHTEKLDLGEVWVSQFTKHTSALKVRGYAEVITKHGTVIAGRGEDHAKG; this is encoded by the coding sequence ATGCAGGAAATAGATGGGTTCAGCGGCAGCGAAACAGTGCTTGGGGATTACCTGGTTGTCAAGGCTCTTGAAGATGGCGTCACCGTTATCGGTCTGACCCGGGGGAACGAAACACGATTTGCTCATACGGAAAAACTGGATTTGGGTGAGGTGTGGGTGTCGCAGTTCACAAAGCACACCTCTGCATTGAAGGTGCGGGGGTACGCTGAGGTTATCACCAAACACGGCACGGTGATTGCAGGCAGGGGGGAGGATCATGCGAAAGGTTAA
- a CDS encoding CoA pyrophosphatase codes for MQETLLSVMLTIAEYIFHPHDPLSPMRALFPEEPEFASWSNVQAARNRNAGLCSAVLVLLTSRDSEAEILLEVRSANLRHHAGDVAFPGGKLEDGDQTIADTALRETREEIGIPPGAVELWGTLPTVRTTVGNVLIYPVVGATRSQGIGQIHLNHNEVEHLLILPLCRLFRHSPPVREPLPPGRGDAEGTRPVYPLPDGYTLWGASARIVYSLHQKIVTGEQS; via the coding sequence TTGCAAGAAACCCTACTATCGGTTATGCTAACCATTGCAGAGTACATTTTCCATCCCCATGATCCGCTGTCACCGATGCGCGCCCTCTTTCCCGAGGAACCCGAATTCGCTTCCTGGAGCAACGTTCAGGCTGCCCGGAACCGGAATGCCGGCCTGTGTTCCGCAGTGCTTGTTCTGCTGACATCCCGCGACAGTGAAGCGGAGATCCTTTTGGAAGTACGTTCGGCAAACCTGCGGCATCACGCCGGCGACGTGGCCTTCCCCGGCGGCAAGCTTGAAGACGGAGATCAAACCATCGCCGACACGGCGCTTCGGGAAACACGGGAGGAAATCGGCATACCGCCGGGAGCGGTGGAACTCTGGGGGACACTCCCGACTGTACGCACCACCGTGGGAAATGTGTTGATATACCCTGTAGTAGGTGCGACACGTTCACAGGGAATTGGCCAGATACACCTCAACCACAATGAGGTGGAACATCTGCTGATCCTTCCTCTGTGCAGGCTGTTCAGGCATTCTCCCCCGGTGCGGGAACCGCTTCCGCCCGGACGGGGGGATGCAGAGGGAACGCGCCCGGTATACCCACTTCCAGACGGATACACCCTCTGGGGGGCAAGCGCCCGTATTGTTTATTCGTTGCACCAAAAGATTGTGACAGGAGAACAAAGCTGA
- the pyk gene encoding pyruvate kinase, translated as MRKVKIVCTLGPACTDYDTLRRIAEAGMDLARFNFSHGDYESHAINFSQLRTIEEEMDRPIATVLDTKGPELRTGALDGGKIQLHNNAPIVLTPDEEPGTPERITISYKELYREVEAGQAIFIDDGTLHLQVEAIHPPEIHCRVVVGGELGEHKGVNVPGVQLTLPALTEKDINDIRWGVEHGMDYIAVSFVRSRDDILEVRKVLENLNSDMQVIAKIETKSAVNSLEEIAEVVDGMMVARGDLGVEMPSEDVPLVQKHIIDLCRSHGKPVIVATQMLDSMIRNPRPTRAEANDVANAVLDGADAVMLSGETAKGSYPILSVETMNRILVRVERELDLWARHSSIPISTTTVPDAVSHAAVSISGELNARSIITITQTGETARMVSKYHPHCPILAATPSEDTWRRLALVWGVQPIRKERGSSVEGALDAALTAALEKGYVHEGDLVVVTTGIPVEIPGTTNMVQVHTVGKILVKGLSLIKKEAHGRVCSARNHSQAEQKMRQGDVLVVPKTDRNFIPLMKKASAIVTEEGGLTSHAAVVALELGIPCVVSAQDATRLLQDDMTVTVDGARGVVYQGRVKLR; from the coding sequence ATGCGAAAGGTTAAAATCGTTTGTACACTAGGTCCGGCCTGCACCGACTACGACACATTACGACGAATAGCCGAGGCCGGTATGGATCTCGCACGATTCAATTTCAGTCATGGCGACTATGAGTCTCACGCCATCAATTTCTCTCAGCTGCGGACAATCGAAGAGGAAATGGATCGCCCCATTGCAACGGTTCTGGATACCAAGGGACCGGAATTGAGAACAGGAGCACTGGACGGCGGAAAGATACAGCTCCACAACAACGCACCCATCGTCCTGACCCCCGATGAGGAACCGGGCACCCCTGAGCGGATCACCATCAGTTACAAAGAGCTCTACAGGGAGGTGGAAGCAGGCCAGGCCATCTTTATTGACGACGGGACACTCCACCTGCAGGTCGAAGCGATCCACCCCCCTGAAATCCATTGCCGCGTTGTCGTAGGAGGAGAGCTGGGGGAACACAAGGGAGTGAATGTCCCTGGAGTGCAGCTCACGCTGCCCGCACTGACGGAAAAGGACATCAATGATATCCGTTGGGGAGTCGAGCACGGCATGGACTATATCGCCGTCTCCTTTGTCCGGAGCAGGGATGACATTCTGGAAGTACGGAAGGTACTGGAAAACCTGAACAGCGATATGCAGGTTATCGCCAAGATCGAGACAAAATCAGCCGTCAACAGCCTTGAGGAGATCGCGGAGGTGGTTGATGGCATGATGGTCGCCCGGGGTGACCTGGGCGTCGAGATGCCCAGCGAGGATGTGCCGCTGGTACAAAAGCATATTATTGATCTCTGTCGATCCCACGGCAAACCTGTGATCGTCGCCACACAGATGCTTGATTCCATGATACGGAATCCCCGCCCCACCAGAGCAGAGGCAAATGATGTCGCCAATGCGGTGCTGGATGGCGCCGATGCGGTCATGCTTTCCGGGGAAACAGCCAAAGGGAGCTACCCCATCCTCTCCGTGGAAACCATGAACCGTATCCTTGTCAGAGTGGAGCGGGAACTGGATCTCTGGGCACGTCACAGCAGTATTCCTATTTCGACCACAACCGTTCCCGACGCTGTCAGCCACGCAGCCGTAAGTATCTCCGGCGAGCTGAACGCCCGATCCATTATCACAATCACCCAGACCGGCGAGACAGCAAGAATGGTAAGCAAGTACCACCCCCACTGCCCGATTTTGGCCGCAACGCCCTCGGAAGACACCTGGAGACGTCTGGCGCTTGTCTGGGGGGTCCAGCCCATTCGGAAAGAAAGGGGCAGTTCTGTGGAAGGGGCCCTGGACGCAGCGCTTACAGCCGCCCTGGAAAAGGGATACGTCCATGAGGGAGACCTCGTCGTGGTCACCACAGGCATACCCGTTGAGATCCCGGGAACCACAAATATGGTGCAGGTGCACACCGTAGGGAAGATCCTCGTCAAAGGCCTTTCGCTTATCAAAAAAGAGGCCCACGGCCGCGTGTGCAGCGCCCGCAATCATAGCCAAGCCGAACAGAAAATGCGACAGGGCGACGTGCTGGTGGTACCCAAGACCGATCGCAATTTCATCCCTCTCATGAAAAAGGCTTCTGCCATTGTTACAGAAGAGGGAGGCCTGACAAGCCATGCAGCTGTCGTCGCCCTGGAACTGGGAATCCCCTGTGTGGTGAGCGCACAGGATGCCACTCGCTTGCTGCAGGACGACATGACTGTCACGGTGGATGGAGCGCGTGGGGTTGTCTACCAGGGACGCGTGAAGCTCCGATAG
- the dnaX gene encoding DNA polymerase III subunit gamma/tau has protein sequence MGSTRWDAICTDRDIDRSSGLGTVGAAVLPWSEYDKSDLGVVHVSQPALYRTYRPSRFSDVKGQQAAVAVLRQSVKGDCVSHAYLFSGSRGCGKTSVARILAKSLNCEQRGDDGEPCNACSQCRAIMAGDHLDVTEIDGASNRGIDEVRELTAHVSLSPFKARVKVYIIDEVHMLTDPAFNALLKTLEEPPAHVVFILATTEPHKVPITIRSRCQHIPFHRMTSSVIEQRLGDIADAEGFSAKKAALREIARQADGAMREAISLLERASVLSDGEITQEDVDQLLGGCSRKRLEKIVSLLRSQPQQAFCELEALLDQGASLLGLLDTLFLLLKDLWVVANWGDEYIDKEGISEEEETFLQEESVRWSAGKLWEGMNFCAQWLPRLRKGFRGEAFLGLLVGTLGETAETDTETDSRSATLPRDEDMFEAPGAKSDAETDRKSGGEGGPSIGTEQERGSSDDQQGGFPREDFTGQPSAMGQDFWKKLKEECFPAACALVRAQWYVEDSTAVFAFPSDARFAQRVLVTPQYQERVVAIATQLWGTSRCVVSIGDASQELHGSSQRGETPPAQDSQAPHAVDAVDPRAPASEPLQQRDQDTEGPDPNQSSPLHKLLAYANGEVLLLRDTENRIQDTTTGESAPNGERGDHDE, from the coding sequence GTGGGGAGCACCCGATGGGACGCTATCTGTACTGACCGGGACATAGATCGGTCCTCTGGTCTCGGTACGGTTGGCGCAGCCGTGCTACCATGGTCTGAGTACGACAAGTCTGATCTCGGAGTGGTGCACGTGTCCCAACCGGCCCTCTACAGAACATATCGCCCATCCCGATTCTCGGATGTCAAGGGGCAGCAGGCTGCCGTTGCCGTTCTCAGGCAGTCCGTCAAAGGCGACTGCGTCTCCCACGCCTACCTCTTTTCAGGTTCCCGCGGATGTGGAAAAACCTCCGTGGCCAGGATCCTGGCCAAATCACTCAACTGCGAGCAGAGAGGGGACGACGGCGAACCCTGCAATGCCTGCTCTCAGTGCAGAGCCATTATGGCCGGTGACCACCTCGACGTCACCGAGATAGACGGGGCCTCGAACAGAGGTATCGACGAGGTGAGAGAACTCACGGCCCATGTGAGCCTTTCGCCCTTTAAGGCTCGTGTCAAGGTGTACATCATCGATGAGGTACACATGCTTACAGATCCGGCGTTCAATGCGTTGCTCAAAACGCTGGAGGAACCTCCGGCCCATGTCGTCTTTATTCTGGCTACAACAGAGCCTCATAAAGTCCCGATCACCATACGTTCGAGATGCCAGCACATCCCCTTTCATCGGATGACGTCGTCCGTCATTGAACAGCGGCTTGGAGACATCGCCGACGCGGAGGGCTTTTCCGCAAAAAAAGCCGCACTCCGCGAGATCGCCAGACAGGCTGATGGCGCAATGCGTGAAGCGATATCGCTTCTTGAAAGGGCTTCAGTGCTTTCTGACGGGGAGATTACCCAAGAAGACGTGGACCAGCTTCTCGGCGGGTGCAGCCGGAAGCGTTTGGAAAAAATCGTTTCACTGTTACGCAGCCAACCCCAACAGGCATTCTGCGAGTTGGAAGCATTGTTGGATCAGGGTGCCTCCCTGCTCGGCCTTTTGGACACCCTCTTTCTCCTGCTGAAGGATCTGTGGGTCGTCGCCAACTGGGGAGACGAGTACATAGATAAAGAAGGAATCTCCGAGGAGGAAGAGACCTTTCTCCAGGAGGAATCGGTGCGATGGTCGGCCGGAAAGCTGTGGGAGGGTATGAACTTCTGTGCCCAATGGTTGCCGCGCCTTCGCAAGGGTTTCCGTGGAGAGGCCTTTCTGGGGTTGCTGGTTGGAACCCTGGGGGAAACAGCGGAAACAGATACGGAGACGGACAGCCGGTCTGCAACATTACCCCGGGATGAGGACATGTTCGAAGCGCCTGGGGCAAAGAGCGATGCAGAGACGGATCGGAAGTCGGGAGGAGAGGGCGGACCATCCATCGGCACAGAACAGGAACGGGGTTCGTCAGATGATCAGCAGGGCGGTTTCCCCCGGGAGGACTTCACCGGGCAACCCTCCGCCATGGGGCAGGACTTCTGGAAGAAACTCAAAGAAGAATGCTTCCCGGCTGCCTGTGCCCTGGTCCGTGCCCAGTGGTACGTGGAGGATTCGACAGCCGTCTTCGCGTTTCCTTCGGATGCACGATTCGCACAACGGGTCCTGGTGACTCCACAGTACCAGGAGCGTGTTGTCGCCATCGCCACGCAGTTATGGGGAACCTCACGCTGTGTCGTGTCCATAGGCGATGCGTCGCAGGAGCTGCATGGAAGCAGTCAAAGGGGAGAGACACCTCCCGCTCAGGACAGCCAGGCACCACATGCCGTAGATGCCGTAGACCCCCGGGCTCCTGCCTCCGAGCCGCTGCAGCAGAGGGACCAGGATACAGAGGGCCCGGATCCAAACCAGAGTTCTCCGTTGCACAAACTGCTGGCCTATGCGAACGGGGAGGTACTGCTTCTTCGAGATACGGAAAACCGCATACAGGACACCACCACCGGGGAGAGCGCGCCCAATGGTGAGAGAGGAGATCACGACGAATGA